The genomic window GTCACTTGATGCAAAGACTTTCCTTCATGGATTTGCATGATGGCTTGAATAAGATTCGGTTTTGCTTGATTTTCCATCGAAGCATCTAATTCACTGAAAAGTAAATTGGCAGTTGGAACCTTGCTTGCAAAGTCTTTAGCTCCGCTTACTCCAAGGGCGACTCTATGCTCTTCTAAGTTTTTAGAAGCATAGGACAGGTTTTCATGTCTTTCTTTAAACTTCTTTTGAATCTCTTGCGCTCTTTTTTCCAGACTCTCTAATATGTCTACCAGCTCTTTTCTTTGTTCGGGTTTTTGACAATCTTTTTTGAGAAGTTCATAAACTTTGGAGCTAATATTAGGTCTTAGTTTTTCAAGATCTTCCGGTTTTAATGAACCGTTCACCTTTGCTGAAACGGCTGTTATTTCAAGCTCGTTTAAAACTTTTTGCAGTTTGATTCGATTAAATTTATAGCGTCTGAACTTATAAATCCCTGATCGGAAGCCTTTTCTTAAACCCCTTAATTTTAAGAATTCTTCCTTAAACCTATTAGGAGCTGTAAAGTAACCGTAAAGAGTTCCGGAAATCATGCTCCCATAGGAGATAGCGCCAAGGAAGATTCCGATGGCGGCGCTTGCGGCCCCCGGGATGCTTAAGACACCTGTCAACGTTAAAATCGTCCCCACAATTGAAAACATGGCACTAAAAAATCCAATGACCCCTGTGACAATAGATTTGGCGAAGTAAAAAAGCTGATAGCGCGATTCGATCTTTTGCTTTACCTCGCTCATGGTCTTAAGCCCATTTCGAATACTTGCAGATAGGGTATCTAAGTGCCGTGCATGCCCTTTTAATAAAGGAGTTCTAGTGGATAAGATCCTTTTAAGCTCGCCCATAGCTTCTTTCCATTCTGTAAGATCTAAATCCCGTCCTTCTAAAGCAATTCTAAGCAACCTCGCTCTTTCCCAATCCTCATCGGAAAGTGAGTTGTCGGCCAGCCTTTTGTCTAATTGATCGTGGATCGATTCCAGGAGGTCCAAATCTTCTAACTCTTCTTTAAAGAGCTCAAAATTATGGCGATAATCATTTTTGGTTAGCAGGTTTTGAGAGTGATCCACTTTTTCAGTTAAAGAAACAAGATCCCTTTCACTAGTTAAAATACTTAAAAGACCCGAATAAGCTTTGCCTAGAGCTATTTCATTTTCTTCATTGGTTCTATCAGTCTCGAAAGCTTTATCGACTTCATTTAAAAATTCTAACTCGGGATCCGGCCCATCAGGAGTTTCGTTTTTTCTCTTTATGCCTTCTTCTAAAACTTTTTGAAGAGCTTTTAAATTAGGGTCGTTTTGAGACCCTTGTTCGATTTTTTCTTGAAGGGATTCAAGAATCCCAAGCTCTCTTATTTTTAAAAGAAGCGCATCAAAATCCTTATAGGAGGTTTTGTCTTTAGCAAGGTCGTTTTCTATTTGATCCGTAAGTCCTTTTAAGGCCGTCTCAAAGCCTTGCCTTGCTTGATCTTCTTTCGAAAGAGCCGCTTTTTTTCTCCTTTCAATCATCGCTTCGAGCTCAAAAACTCGAGCCATTTTTTGGATATAGGCATGATCGATGTCATCTTGAAAGGTTTTATCTTGGGTTAAGTGAGAGATGAGATCTTCCCGTCTATAAACAATGTAGGAGAGACACTCTTCTGTTAATAGGTCTTTTCTTTCACTAAGGACAGTTTCAAAAAGTTCGAAAGGACTTAGCCTATCTCTTCTTTCGATAAAAGATTCGAAAGTCTCTAGTTCTTCACCAAGAAGTGAAGGACTTTCCTCCGGAATCATATCATTGGAAGCTTTATCTAAAAGATCGATAAAGGTTAGAATTCTTTCCCTTTCATCAGCGCTTAAAGCGGGTTTTTTCGCTTCCATATACCCTAGAAGTTGAGCTTTAGGCGGTATTAATTGAATTTCGACCTTTTCAAAATTTGCCACTACTTCTTCTAAGGGAACTCCTGATCTAAGTTCTTCTAGCCGCTTATTTCTAAATTGTTCGCCAACATGATGCACATACTTAAGCCATAGAGCGTCATTAAATTTCTCATTGGAAAGTTTTTTTAATAATTCTTCTTTAAGAGGGTCTCCTTTCATATGCTTAAGGTCTAAATCCTCAATGGAAATCCCTCTTTCCTTTAAATAATCAGAAATATCTTTATCGTCCGTTCCCTCTATTCTTACGAATTCTTTTAAGCCTTCTATAAACTTAAGTTTATGCTGAGTTTCAAGAGAAGGCGATCTAAAGGCTTCAATGCTGCCGCCAATTAAAGAACGCTTTTGCCATTGGCTATAGATCGATTGTGGAATAAATATAAGGTCCATTGCAGATGAAACAACCCCTAAACTTGATTCGACCAAAGGTAGTTTCTTAAAATAATCTAAACCTTTAGCTGTATAGTCTAAGCCCGTTTGAATCATGGAGGGGATTTCTGAAATAAAATTACTAAATGTTTTCAATTCTGTTAACCGAACCTTGTTTCTTAAGCGATCGGCTTCTGCATCCAAGGTGGAAAATTCATCAAGGAGGTCTATTTCCTCGTTAACAAAAGCCTCCTTATCATTTTCATACAAATCAACGGAAGAAAAACTTGTTATCTTACCGGGAGCTAAGTCAACAGGGGTTGGAAAAACAAGGCTTTCAGGCTTTCCCTCTCTAACAGTTTCCACAATGGATTGAGAAGAAGGGGGAGGAATAAACCCATAGTCAGGAAAATCACTTGCTGGTTTTATATTTCCTTTTTCAAGAGGACCGGGATTATTAGTCTGCATTTGTACCCTTTGTTTACCGCCGATTTTTATTATTTTATTTTAGGGAAGGTTCTTTCCTTCGAAGTTCAATTATTTTTGCCTTCCAATAAGCAAGATAAGCAATAAATCCCTCTATTTCAGATTCCAGGGTTTTTAAATTGAAAGTCTCGTTTTCCAGACGTAAAAATAATACAAGTGATTTAGTATGAGGATCATATCCAAATGTGGCTTTACCGGTTTCATTTCCGAACAAATTGCCTTCGAGGGCTGATACCAAAAGATCCTCCCCTTCTTTACCTTTAGGGATGACCTGGACTATGGAGTAGATAAAGATAAAACGTTGATCCAGGGATTCTTCAAAAGAGATGATGAATTCATCGTTTACTCTAAGCGTTGTGATGCCAAGATCATTTTTTGAGAGAGTTTCGCCATACTTTTTACCGTATTCAAAAAGCACATCTCCAAGTTTCATAAACAATCCTTGTTTATTTACACCTTAACATTATTTTAAATTGTTTAGTTTATACAAGTCAAATTTATTGTTGGTTAAAAAATAATTAAGATTAATTAAATATTAACAAAC from Criblamydia sequanensis CRIB-18 includes these protein-coding regions:
- a CDS encoding type III secretion system chaperone, yielding MKLGDVLFEYGKKYGETLSKNDLGITTLRVNDEFIISFEESLDQRFIFIYSIVQVIPKGKEGEDLLVSALEGNLFGNETGKATFGYDPHTKSLVLFLRLENETFNLKTLESEIEGFIAYLAYWKAKIIELRRKEPSLK